One genomic region from Spirulina subsalsa PCC 9445 encodes:
- a CDS encoding iron uptake porin translates to MHIQPHCLLTATLTLALTPWGSPLEIKALPLPKQKDPLEDALLPQDNSFLPLSQINVLVNTPSSTNRIIGDDSDPMAQIIGVSQLRDVHPQDWAYQALKELIERYNCLVGYPDSTFRGNRPLSRHEFAAGLNACLQTLERLLPQNPTTREELQTLTQLTQQFEAELVTLSGRLDALDSRITFLEDYQFSPTTKLYGQVVLGLQGRAGGKADLISTSTPGFPGIPLLGRDGVPETPDGAGQMTWGYNAQLTLLTQFSPRHFLLMGLQAGNLTTTDTTLFGFNNSFTRLGYELNTQNNLLLSDLTYRQLVTDDLAIMIGTSGVNPLSVFRGPSRIESAGFGPISRFTQRNPILQIGVGNAGLGFDWQISQNISLQGVYAATLANEPSQGLFSGPYTAGVQLFLTPAPTVDVALNYIHSYSGVLGGFLGTGAGDDQVSAINGSRLSTNAFGAMVNWEMTPAVEWVSWVGFTDSRLLSHSGRVQTVNWMFGVQFPDLLGPGNYGGVFFGQPPRITGTNLRSNGQLSGNVPSLLAGTFGLSNAGRQDRTLHLEGFYRWRVTDHISITPGVVVLLNPGHNRGSNPLVIGALRTTFSF, encoded by the coding sequence ATGCACATTCAGCCCCACTGCTTGTTAACCGCAACCTTAACCCTAGCCCTAACCCCTTGGGGATCTCCACTTGAAATCAAAGCCCTCCCCCTCCCAAAACAGAAAGATCCCCTTGAGGATGCACTACTTCCTCAAGATAATTCATTCCTCCCCCTATCACAAATCAACGTACTTGTCAATACCCCTTCTTCAACCAACAGAATCATCGGGGACGACTCCGACCCAATGGCGCAGATCATCGGAGTTAGCCAACTGCGGGACGTACACCCCCAAGACTGGGCCTATCAAGCCCTGAAAGAACTGATAGAACGCTATAACTGTTTAGTCGGTTATCCTGACAGCACCTTTAGAGGCAATCGCCCCCTATCCCGTCATGAATTTGCCGCCGGGTTGAACGCTTGTTTACAGACCTTAGAGCGTCTCCTACCCCAAAACCCCACCACCCGAGAAGAACTCCAAACCCTGACCCAGTTAACACAGCAATTTGAAGCCGAATTAGTCACCCTCAGTGGTCGCCTTGATGCTTTAGACAGTCGGATAACTTTCCTAGAAGATTATCAGTTTTCCCCCACCACCAAATTATATGGTCAGGTTGTTTTAGGATTACAAGGACGGGCTGGGGGTAAAGCCGATTTAATCAGTACCTCCACCCCCGGTTTTCCGGGGATTCCCCTCTTAGGGCGGGATGGAGTTCCAGAAACCCCCGATGGCGCAGGACAAATGACTTGGGGTTATAATGCTCAACTTACCCTTTTAACCCAGTTTAGCCCTCGTCATTTCCTGCTCATGGGTTTACAGGCGGGCAACTTAACCACCACCGATACAACCCTTTTTGGCTTTAATAACAGTTTCACCCGTTTGGGCTATGAACTCAACACCCAGAATAATCTGTTATTAAGTGATTTAACCTACCGTCAGTTAGTCACCGATGACTTAGCGATCATGATTGGCACTTCTGGCGTTAATCCCCTGAGTGTGTTTCGGGGTCCCTCTCGCATCGAAAGCGCAGGATTTGGCCCGATTTCGCGCTTTACTCAACGCAACCCTATTTTACAAATTGGTGTCGGCAATGCAGGCCTTGGCTTTGACTGGCAGATTAGCCAGAATATTTCCTTACAAGGGGTTTATGCCGCAACCTTAGCCAACGAACCCAGCCAAGGCCTATTCAGTGGCCCCTACACAGCCGGAGTGCAGTTATTTTTGACCCCTGCGCCGACGGTCGATGTAGCCTTGAATTATATTCATTCCTATTCTGGGGTGTTGGGGGGTTTCCTCGGCACAGGTGCAGGAGATGACCAAGTATCTGCAATTAATGGTTCTCGTTTATCAACCAATGCCTTTGGAGCTATGGTGAACTGGGAAATGACCCCGGCGGTGGAATGGGTGAGTTGGGTCGGCTTCACAGACTCCCGTTTATTATCCCACTCCGGGCGAGTGCAAACTGTCAATTGGATGTTTGGGGTACAATTCCCGGATTTGTTGGGGCCAGGGAATTATGGCGGGGTGTTTTTCGGTCAGCCTCCCCGTATTACGGGGACGAATTTACGGAGCAATGGTCAGTTATCGGGCAATGTTCCCAGTTTATTGGCTGGAACGTTTGGGCTAAGTAATGCAGGCCGCCAAGACCGAACATTACACCTTGAGGGTTTTTATCGTTGGCGGGTAACAGATCATATCAGTATCACTCCCGGAGTTGTAGTGTTATTGAATCCCGGTCACAATCGGGGGAGTAATCCTCTGGTGATTGGGGCTTTACGAACTACCTTTTCCTTTTAG
- the psb32 gene encoding photosystem II repair protein Psb32 — protein MKTFVSKIAEKRAWLQGVLLTLWLVILSFGMTFPALATGLYSFPSQPSSETWVFDNADEISRVSEGKVNKVLSQLADQTGNEVRFVVIRRLDYGETMDSLTDKLFEQWFPTPEVRANQTLLVLDTLTKNTAIRVGEGLQDLLSDDIAQSVATETLQAPLREGNKFNQALLDASDRLVAVLSGEPDPGPPEIAEKLNVEGTFTAAEDTDARSATVWVVVLLIVATIIPMATYFAYVGFPGR, from the coding sequence ATGAAAACATTTGTATCGAAAATTGCAGAAAAGCGGGCTTGGTTGCAAGGCGTTTTGCTCACCTTGTGGTTGGTCATCCTGAGTTTTGGCATGACCTTCCCCGCGCTGGCCACTGGTCTTTATAGCTTCCCCAGCCAACCCAGTTCAGAAACCTGGGTATTTGACAATGCCGATGAAATCAGTCGCGTTAGTGAAGGGAAAGTGAATAAAGTCCTCTCCCAACTCGCAGACCAGACCGGGAATGAAGTACGCTTTGTGGTGATTCGTCGCTTAGACTATGGCGAAACCATGGACAGCTTAACAGACAAACTCTTTGAGCAGTGGTTTCCCACCCCAGAAGTCCGGGCAAATCAAACCCTATTAGTGTTAGACACCTTGACCAAAAACACCGCCATTCGGGTGGGTGAAGGGCTTCAGGACTTACTTTCTGATGACATTGCCCAGAGTGTCGCCACCGAAACCCTACAGGCTCCATTGCGCGAGGGGAATAAGTTTAATCAGGCTTTACTGGATGCAAGCGATCGCCTCGTAGCCGTCCTCTCCGGTGAACCCGATCCCGGCCCCCCAGAAATTGCCGAAAAACTCAACGTTGAGGGGACATTCACCGCCGCCGAAGACACCGACGCTCGGAGTGCCACCGTTTGGGTCGTGGTTCTCCTAATCGTTGCAACCATCATCCCCATGGCAACCTATTTCGCCTACGTCGGTTTCCCCGGCCGTTAA
- a CDS encoding rhodanese-related sulfurtransferase, translated as MTVTVATFYKFVTFPDYQEQQAPLFNYCQTQSLKGTILLASEGINATLAGTENAIASVLDYLRSDPRFHDLDVKLSYTETPPFERLKVRLKKEIVTFGHPEADPTQQVGQYVPPQKWNQLISDPEVTVIDTRNDYEVKVGTFKNAQNPQTRSFRQFPDYVKQHLNPQQQTKVAMFCTGGIRCEKATAYLLQQGFQEVYHLQGGILQYLSEIPPEESLWQGECFVFDERIAVKQGLEPGSFSMCSACGHPLSPAEQKSPDYKPGIACPYCT; from the coding sequence ATGACTGTTACTGTTGCTACATTTTATAAATTTGTTACCTTCCCAGACTACCAAGAACAACAAGCACCTCTCTTCAACTACTGTCAAACACAGAGCCTTAAAGGAACAATTCTCCTCGCCTCAGAAGGCATCAACGCCACCCTAGCCGGAACAGAAAATGCGATCGCCTCAGTGCTGGATTATTTGCGTTCTGACCCTCGTTTCCATGATTTGGACGTAAAACTCTCTTACACCGAAACCCCGCCCTTTGAGCGCCTAAAAGTGCGCTTAAAAAAAGAAATCGTCACCTTTGGACATCCCGAGGCAGACCCCACCCAACAAGTGGGTCAGTACGTCCCCCCCCAAAAGTGGAATCAGTTAATTTCCGACCCAGAAGTAACAGTCATTGACACCCGTAATGATTACGAGGTAAAAGTTGGCACCTTCAAAAATGCCCAAAACCCTCAAACTCGTTCCTTCCGGCAATTCCCCGACTATGTAAAACAACATCTCAATCCCCAACAACAGACCAAAGTCGCCATGTTTTGCACCGGAGGCATTCGTTGCGAAAAAGCCACCGCTTACCTTCTACAACAAGGGTTTCAAGAAGTTTATCACCTACAAGGGGGCATATTACAATATCTATCCGAAATCCCCCCCGAAGAGAGTCTCTGGCAAGGAGAATGTTTTGTCTTTGATGAACGCATTGCCGTTAAACAGGGTTTAGAACCGGGCAGTTTTAGTATGTGTTCCGCTTGTGGTCATCCCCTCAGTCCCGCAGAACAAAAATCTCCCGATTATAAACCCGGTATCGCTTGCCCCTATTGTACCTAA